ACTCCCAATCCACGACGCGGTCGAGGGGAGCCCGCTCGGTCGGCGCTCGATCGATAAGACGTTCCACGGTGACCTGTCGGCGACGAGCGTGGGCGAGATGCTCTCGGCGGGAACTGCTGTGAAAGGGTCGGCCGGGTATGTGGCAATCGAGCGCGTCACCGGGACGCTGGGCGGGAAAAACGGCACCTTCGTCCTCATGCACACCGGGCTGATGAACCGGGGCGCGCCGTCACTGACGGTCAGCGTGGTGCCGGACTCGGGCACGGATGAATTGACCGGCCTGACCGGGAAGATGGCGATCGAGATTACCGGCGGGAAGCACTTCTACGTGTTCGAGTACGAACTGCCGGCCGGGTGACCGACAGGCCCATACCCGACATTTTTTGCCCGCATTGAGGACGATCGCATGCAACGTGTCCGGGTCGAGAGCTTCTCCGTCTCCGTAGACGGATTTGGGGCGGGGGCGGACCAGAGCCTAGAGAACCCGCTCGGGCTGGGCGGTAAGGCGCTCCACGGGTGGGCGTTCACCACTCGCACGTTCCGGCAGATGTTCGGTCAGGACGGCGGGGCGACCGGCGAGGACGACCGGTTCGCGGCCCGGGGCTTCGAGAACGTCGGGGCGTGGGTACTGGGGCGGAACATGTTCGGTCCGGTCCGCGGGCCGTGGCCCGACGAGTCGTGGAAGGGGTGGTGGGGCGACACTCCGCCGTACCGCTGC
This region of Gemmata massiliana genomic DNA includes:
- a CDS encoding DUF3224 domain-containing protein produces the protein MAHTIHGEFEVKLAPLPIHDAVEGSPLGRRSIDKTFHGDLSATSVGEMLSAGTAVKGSAGYVAIERVTGTLGGKNGTFVLMHTGLMNRGAPSLTVSVVPDSGTDELTGLTGKMAIEITGGKHFYVFEYELPAG